The following proteins are co-located in the Polystyrenella longa genome:
- the rpsU gene encoding 30S ribosomal protein S21 yields the protein MVKLRLRDNESVQDAVKRFRKLVEHAGVKKEMRRREYYEKPSDARRRTRLRAVRRARLSNMLNAK from the coding sequence GTGGTCAAGTTACGATTGCGAGACAATGAGTCTGTTCAGGATGCCGTAAAACGATTCCGTAAACTGGTTGAGCATGCTGGTGTTAAAAAAGAGATGCGTCGTCGAGAGTATTACGAAAAACCCTCCGACGCCCGCCGCCGTACTCGCCTGCGTGCTGTACGTCGCGCACGTCTCAGCAATATGCTGAACGCGAAGTAA
- a CDS encoding Maf family protein: MAAQLGKIILGSRSPRRAELLQLLIPAEQIEILTPANSVESGFQDAHTWREIERLVSEIARTKNDDVIQQLEDAGRTDYQAVLTADTVIVCLEPRQVDDKVATLHVLGQPHEEGDWQSEVRRWFKQYYFGRDHWAVTALCLIDSTGWLHESVVRTTVTFRRADLKLLDWYLSTKEPLGKAGGYAIQEAGSMFVESIEGSLTNVVGLPLESLNKLLKDCEIDTAMSKS, translated from the coding sequence ATGGCTGCTCAACTTGGAAAAATCATCCTCGGTTCTCGCTCTCCCCGTCGCGCGGAACTTTTGCAATTGCTTATCCCTGCGGAACAGATTGAAATCCTGACTCCGGCCAATTCGGTTGAATCTGGATTTCAAGATGCTCATACCTGGCGTGAGATCGAACGACTCGTCTCAGAAATCGCCCGCACAAAAAACGACGACGTCATACAGCAGTTGGAAGATGCCGGACGAACCGACTACCAGGCAGTGTTAACAGCGGACACCGTCATCGTCTGTTTGGAACCTCGACAAGTTGACGATAAAGTCGCGACACTCCATGTACTGGGACAACCTCATGAAGAGGGTGATTGGCAGTCCGAGGTCCGTCGCTGGTTCAAGCAGTATTACTTTGGTCGCGACCACTGGGCAGTAACGGCACTCTGCCTGATCGATTCCACCGGCTGGTTGCATGAGTCAGTCGTTCGTACTACTGTCACTTTTCGACGAGCTGACCTCAAACTGCTCGACTGGTACCTCTCGACTAAAGAGCCATTGGGTAAGGCCGGGGGCTACGCGATTCAGGAAGCAGGGTCGATGTTTGTCGAATCTATTGAAGGAAGCCTGACGAACGTCGTTGGTTTACCGTTGGAGAGCTTAAACAAACTGCTGAAAGATTGTGAAATCGATACAGCGATGTCGAAGTCGTAA
- a CDS encoding glycosyltransferase family 4 protein — protein MKVCLLTDTFFPNVGGAEMVLDHLARELVERGADVVVLAPKSRNAHEDQYPYQVERYRKPFSKHWGLRLFLPKLMLLHRRYQFDVIHCHAAYPQAYVARTFSQITGVPVVVRPHGSDILPGERMRKHPRIEERIRRTLQSVDAIIAQGDFLRDEIAALDVPLEKIHVIHNGVSLQTFATGEPYIHPRPYCLSLGNLSHRKGFDVLIRAFAKVDSTKIDLLIGGTGPEEEDLKLLITELGQQDRIHLVGHVSGQEKVNLYRSAEFFVCPSRREPFANVILEALASGLPIVATAVGGNSQLVRQDEHGLLSSSEDVDALAENLRRCIEEPDRLARYRAAVSDFVSQFDWPLVAGRYRALYEQVISARPSPSH, from the coding sequence ATGAAGGTCTGTTTGCTAACTGATACCTTCTTTCCCAATGTAGGTGGGGCTGAGATGGTGCTGGATCATCTGGCGCGGGAACTGGTCGAACGGGGCGCTGATGTCGTCGTGCTCGCTCCCAAATCACGCAATGCCCATGAAGACCAATATCCTTATCAGGTGGAACGCTACCGCAAACCTTTCTCCAAACACTGGGGATTACGTTTGTTCTTGCCGAAGTTGATGCTTCTCCATCGTCGCTATCAGTTCGATGTGATTCACTGCCATGCCGCTTACCCCCAAGCGTATGTCGCCCGAACGTTTTCTCAGATCACCGGTGTTCCCGTCGTCGTCCGTCCCCACGGTTCCGATATTCTTCCCGGCGAACGGATGCGCAAACACCCTCGTATTGAAGAGCGAATCCGACGAACTCTGCAATCGGTCGATGCCATCATCGCTCAAGGCGATTTCCTTCGCGACGAAATTGCGGCGCTCGATGTTCCGCTGGAGAAGATACACGTCATCCATAACGGAGTCTCACTGCAAACCTTCGCTACGGGAGAACCTTATATTCATCCGCGACCGTATTGCCTCAGCTTGGGGAATCTCTCTCATCGGAAAGGATTCGATGTCCTGATTCGTGCGTTTGCAAAAGTCGATTCCACGAAAATCGATTTACTCATCGGGGGAACGGGTCCAGAGGAAGAAGATCTAAAGTTACTCATCACAGAACTCGGTCAGCAGGATCGAATTCATCTGGTGGGCCATGTCAGCGGTCAGGAGAAGGTAAACCTGTATCGTTCGGCGGAATTCTTTGTCTGCCCCTCTCGCCGAGAACCTTTTGCGAATGTGATTCTCGAAGCGCTCGCCTCCGGGTTGCCTATCGTCGCCACTGCCGTCGGGGGAAACAGTCAACTTGTTCGGCAAGATGAACACGGTCTGCTCTCTTCTTCGGAAGACGTCGATGCGCTCGCGGAAAATCTGAGACGCTGCATTGAGGAACCAGACCGGCTTGCCCGGTACCGAGCAGCTGTTTCCGATTTCGTCTCCCAATTCGACTGGCCCCTCGTAGCTGGACGTTATCGAGCTTTATACGAACAGGTAATTTCTGCTCGCCCAAGCCCTTCCCATTAA
- a CDS encoding dual specificity protein phosphatase family protein, producing the protein MSSNSKPAQTIPEKQTWTQHYFSRKRLIIFGSILVLIAGGVIWDECFKYQYFAKRFGTVVPGELYRSGQISDAMFTPTVKKYDIKVVIDLTGYDYTDPYQVNEVEASKELGVEHCRMRLDGDGRGDIQHYADAIEKIIESQQNNEPVLIHCAAGAHRTGGIVACYRMLFEEMSADEAYAEMCSYGLGGGIEGRLPTYINEHIEELAVELHGRGILKTMPATLPQIGKDPLTIQEKQEHAENDSSRSTASI; encoded by the coding sequence ATGTCCTCGAATTCGAAACCAGCTCAGACGATTCCTGAGAAACAAACCTGGACTCAACACTACTTCTCCCGCAAACGACTGATCATCTTTGGTTCGATTCTTGTCTTGATCGCCGGTGGCGTCATCTGGGACGAGTGTTTTAAATATCAGTATTTCGCCAAGCGGTTTGGAACAGTCGTTCCCGGCGAACTCTATCGTAGCGGACAAATTTCTGACGCCATGTTCACTCCCACCGTCAAAAAGTACGACATTAAGGTCGTGATCGATTTGACCGGCTATGATTATACTGACCCGTACCAGGTGAACGAGGTAGAAGCTTCCAAGGAACTTGGCGTTGAGCATTGCCGTATGAGGCTTGATGGTGACGGACGAGGCGATATCCAGCATTACGCGGATGCGATCGAGAAAATCATCGAAAGCCAGCAGAATAACGAGCCGGTTCTCATTCACTGTGCCGCGGGGGCCCACCGAACAGGGGGCATTGTTGCTTGCTACCGCATGCTGTTTGAAGAGATGTCCGCCGATGAAGCTTACGCAGAAATGTGCAGCTACGGTCTAGGCGGAGGCATTGAAGGTCGACTACCAACTTACATCAATGAGCACATCGAAGAGTTGGCCGTCGAACTTCATGGACGGGGAATCCTGAAAACGATGCCTGCGACTCTTCCTCAAATCGGTAAGGATCCACTTACCATTCAAGAAAAGCAGGAACACGCTGAAAATGATTCGAGTCGCTCAACGGCATCAATCTAA
- a CDS encoding Kelch repeat-containing protein — MRFSTLLKNNQIKATRLTICLMAGLLFGALDNAAFAQQVTLPMDKIQAKVQCEGGYPGHLQGFCLDENEHLFWSFTTKMVKTDLTGKLIKEVPADSHHGDCCYADGKVYVAVNRGKFNDPEGNSDNWVYVYDADSLKEVARHEVQEVFHGAGGMAYHDGRFLIVGGLPTDVPVNYLYEYDEEFNFVKKHELESGWTLLGIQGADYAEGHWWFACYGDQLLKVNDELEMVGRYDFQCGYGILGLGNNQFYIARGSRNAEKMHEGHLLHAIPDEKTGMKIIE, encoded by the coding sequence ATGCGTTTTTCAACCCTCCTCAAAAACAATCAGATTAAAGCAACTCGATTAACCATCTGCCTGATGGCCGGTCTTCTTTTCGGAGCATTGGATAATGCCGCCTTCGCCCAGCAGGTGACATTGCCGATGGATAAAATCCAGGCCAAGGTGCAATGCGAAGGTGGGTACCCTGGCCATTTGCAGGGATTCTGCCTCGATGAGAACGAGCACCTGTTCTGGAGCTTTACGACCAAGATGGTGAAAACTGATCTCACCGGAAAGCTGATCAAGGAAGTCCCAGCCGATAGCCACCATGGAGATTGCTGTTATGCAGACGGCAAGGTGTACGTCGCAGTGAATCGAGGGAAATTTAACGACCCTGAAGGTAACTCAGACAATTGGGTTTACGTGTACGACGCCGACAGTTTGAAGGAAGTGGCTCGCCACGAAGTCCAGGAAGTGTTCCACGGAGCTGGTGGAATGGCCTATCATGATGGACGATTTTTGATCGTGGGCGGATTACCAACGGATGTGCCTGTGAACTATCTCTACGAATACGATGAAGAGTTTAACTTCGTCAAGAAGCACGAATTGGAAAGCGGCTGGACACTGCTGGGTATCCAAGGCGCGGACTATGCCGAAGGGCACTGGTGGTTCGCCTGTTATGGAGACCAACTATTGAAAGTGAATGACGAGTTGGAAATGGTGGGCCGTTACGATTTCCAGTGTGGCTACGGTATTCTTGGTTTAGGAAATAACCAGTTCTACATCGCACGCGGTTCACGAAACGCTGAAAAAATGCACGAAGGCCATCTTCTGCATGCCATACCTGATGAGAAGACGGGTATGAAAATCATCGAGTAA
- a CDS encoding peroxiredoxin family protein, producing MTKYKPACKSSLIKLSLMFCVAALSQGLMAAPTQAQSLEEILIEQDVAKMNAVIGYIEQNPEGENVEEAYSIVFRLAGAYDRTAEVLPLAEKYLESGQKLAEAKAACIVIENLVDQGKIEEAVDKFMTLARYQSKQDPNSAGNCGLELADEAQVAGQPELARKVLIVMREVLPLHPSFDRKCETVINKLDLVNKPAPELSITDFEDNPVKLEDFKGKVVLVDFWGTFCGPCIRQFPKMKETYAEFKDQGFEIVGISADQSQDQVDQFQEQYELPWKLAMSNSDEQATLERYLVEAFPSTYLIDREGKIIAVDLDAEILDSAVRNQFK from the coding sequence ATGACGAAATACAAACCTGCCTGCAAATCTTCGCTGATAAAACTGTCTCTAATGTTTTGTGTCGCCGCTCTCTCTCAAGGTCTGATGGCTGCTCCAACTCAGGCGCAATCACTGGAAGAGATTCTCATCGAGCAGGACGTGGCCAAGATGAACGCGGTCATCGGATACATCGAACAGAACCCCGAAGGTGAAAATGTCGAAGAAGCCTACAGCATTGTCTTTCGACTAGCAGGGGCTTACGACAGGACAGCCGAAGTATTACCTCTGGCAGAGAAATATCTGGAAAGTGGTCAAAAACTTGCAGAAGCCAAAGCGGCCTGCATCGTAATTGAGAATCTGGTTGACCAGGGAAAGATTGAAGAGGCTGTCGATAAGTTTATGACGTTGGCTCGCTATCAATCTAAGCAGGATCCGAATTCAGCCGGGAACTGCGGTTTGGAACTCGCAGACGAAGCTCAAGTGGCCGGGCAGCCCGAATTGGCACGTAAAGTTCTGATCGTGATGCGAGAGGTATTGCCACTGCATCCAAGCTTTGATCGCAAATGCGAAACCGTCATTAACAAACTCGATCTCGTCAATAAACCGGCTCCCGAACTCTCCATCACCGACTTCGAAGACAATCCCGTGAAACTGGAAGACTTCAAAGGCAAAGTGGTTCTCGTCGATTTCTGGGGAACCTTCTGTGGTCCCTGTATTCGTCAGTTCCCCAAGATGAAAGAAACCTACGCCGAATTCAAAGATCAGGGTTTTGAAATCGTCGGTATCTCTGCTGACCAGTCTCAGGATCAGGTAGATCAGTTCCAGGAACAGTACGAACTTCCCTGGAAATTGGCCATGTCCAATTCAGACGAGCAGGCGACTCTCGAACGGTACCTGGTAGAAGCATTTCCTTCTACGTATCTGATTGACCGGGAAGGCAAAATCATTGCTGTCGATCTCGATGCAGAAATTCTCGATTCTGCCGTGCGAAACCAATTTAAATAG
- a CDS encoding vWA domain-containing protein yields the protein MAEHQPDPLNSDDLTTRAAEGTHGSQNRWFRPKELPSWAISLAIHALVLLALARISYNQQLRANLLPFVSTTEFDDWQPDQLEVDNLEIVDMGNDSSMESQGESALAAITPAEQTQDSVEQDLTTAVQIEIDVPVYEQIASLQEAELVEKVDIRGTSERAGGVDGAIDRLTLEVASSLRQEKTLVVWLLDASLSLKERRNAIANRIENVYEELGVMKLGAEDSLLTGVVSFGEKTHFLTEKPVEQAADAVKAIHEVKPDESGEEKVFAAVSAVVEKWKPYRTKQRRNFIIIIVTDERGDDHEQVDKVTYDLSRLGVRVYCLGNSAVFGRRVGYQPYQLEDGSFRNLPVDQGPESAFPERLGLAFWGGDNGLNSFSSGFGPYALTRLCSETGGIYFIAAEQPGPKFDSNLMRSYMPDYKSFADYQESVRKNPAVTALIKASLNTSNRETPSPQMVFRADRLERLKQEIDEAQKPFADFVYHLENEVLKPLSDGESGREQIVTPRWQAGYDLAMGRALASWVRTFGYNKMLAQMKVSPLEFTRENNNMWRLLPAEESDAGGQVKKYTELARAYLNRVISEHPDTPWAVLAVKELESPLGWEWKDGFNPNFVEQPQQMQQQPMLLLEEERRRQMQRRQQPQPKPVKIPKL from the coding sequence ATGGCCGAACATCAACCCGATCCACTCAATTCGGATGACCTTACTACCCGAGCTGCCGAGGGTACCCACGGGTCGCAGAATCGCTGGTTTCGTCCGAAGGAGTTGCCGTCCTGGGCGATCAGCCTGGCGATTCATGCACTCGTACTACTGGCCCTGGCCCGGATTTCGTACAACCAGCAACTGAGAGCTAACTTGCTTCCATTCGTCTCGACCACTGAATTCGATGACTGGCAACCCGATCAGCTCGAAGTCGACAATCTTGAAATTGTCGATATGGGTAACGACAGTTCAATGGAATCGCAGGGAGAATCAGCGCTCGCGGCGATCACACCTGCGGAGCAAACTCAGGATTCGGTCGAACAGGATCTCACGACAGCAGTTCAGATTGAAATTGATGTCCCTGTCTACGAACAGATCGCCAGCCTGCAGGAAGCGGAGCTAGTTGAAAAAGTTGATATCCGCGGGACCTCGGAACGGGCGGGCGGTGTCGATGGGGCGATTGATCGCCTGACTTTGGAAGTAGCCAGTTCACTCAGGCAGGAGAAAACGCTTGTAGTCTGGCTGTTGGACGCGTCACTTTCTCTGAAAGAACGTCGAAATGCGATCGCCAACCGCATTGAGAATGTTTATGAAGAACTGGGCGTAATGAAACTGGGCGCGGAAGACTCGTTGTTAACAGGCGTCGTCAGCTTTGGTGAGAAGACTCATTTCCTGACTGAGAAACCGGTTGAACAAGCGGCTGATGCTGTAAAAGCGATTCACGAGGTAAAACCGGACGAGTCGGGAGAAGAAAAAGTCTTTGCCGCCGTCAGTGCCGTGGTGGAAAAATGGAAACCCTACCGCACCAAACAACGCCGCAACTTTATCATTATCATAGTGACGGACGAACGAGGAGACGATCACGAACAAGTTGATAAAGTCACTTATGATTTGAGTCGCCTTGGTGTGCGCGTTTATTGCCTGGGCAACTCGGCCGTGTTTGGAAGACGAGTAGGGTATCAACCGTATCAGCTTGAGGATGGCAGTTTTCGTAATCTCCCCGTGGATCAAGGGCCTGAATCCGCGTTTCCCGAGCGACTGGGGCTCGCCTTCTGGGGTGGAGATAACGGTTTGAATTCGTTTTCGTCTGGTTTTGGACCTTATGCGTTAACGCGCCTCTGTTCGGAAACAGGGGGAATTTATTTCATCGCCGCCGAACAACCCGGTCCTAAATTTGATTCGAATCTGATGCGAAGTTACATGCCCGACTACAAGTCGTTTGCAGATTATCAGGAGAGTGTCCGCAAAAACCCGGCCGTAACGGCCTTGATTAAAGCGTCACTGAATACCTCAAACCGGGAGACTCCCAGTCCCCAGATGGTTTTTCGCGCGGATCGACTGGAGCGACTGAAACAGGAAATTGACGAAGCCCAGAAGCCTTTCGCTGATTTTGTTTACCATCTTGAGAACGAAGTATTGAAACCACTCTCTGACGGAGAATCGGGACGCGAACAGATCGTCACTCCTCGTTGGCAGGCTGGATACGATTTGGCCATGGGGCGTGCCCTCGCTAGTTGGGTACGGACATTCGGGTACAACAAAATGCTGGCCCAGATGAAGGTTTCTCCTCTGGAATTCACCCGGGAAAACAACAATATGTGGCGTTTACTTCCTGCCGAAGAGAGTGACGCGGGTGGACAGGTGAAAAAATACACCGAACTGGCCCGCGCTTATCTGAATCGCGTGATTAGTGAACACCCCGATACTCCCTGGGCTGTACTGGCCGTTAAAGAACTGGAATCTCCATTAGGGTGGGAATGGAAAGACGGGTTCAATCCGAACTTCGTTGAACAACCTCAACAAATGCAGCAGCAACCGATGCTCTTGCTAGAGGAAGAACGTCGACGGCAGATGCAACGTCGACAACAGCCACAACCGAAGCCGGTGAAGATTCCCAAGCTTTAA